The Neodiprion virginianus isolate iyNeoVirg1 chromosome 5, iyNeoVirg1.1, whole genome shotgun sequence genome contains a region encoding:
- the LOC124306442 gene encoding mucin-22-like isoform X8 codes for MLSPNRVLLVISILASSTSSGSANTCTEGQYMNEETKQCTDIPGGGYYVSEATEICETSSLYPHSQNPTQYYFCSSNVLVLMECEEEKYYNWLIETCTTEIVIEVIPTIRIKNGIRDDIELDSCNTTGRFPVEVDCKVFYMCSTNTTHYFQQMMQCPSGTTYNGRSQICSVNRPCDDENSGCETNDESSTTEEATTFSESTTSGDTTTSGSSSTSESSTTEGATTSVKWTTPEVSTTGRSTTTTESPTTTECSTTEEETTSSETTTSGDTTTSGSSSTSESWTTEGATTSVKWTTPEVSTTRESTTTTQRPTTTESSTTEKEITSSETTTSGDTTTSGSSSTSESWTTEGATTSVKWTTPEVSTTGESTTTTQSPTTTESSTTEKETTSSETTTSGDTTTSGSSSTSESWTTEGATTSVEWTTPGASTTGESTTTTQSPTTTESSTTENETTSLETTTSGDTTTSGSSSTSASWTTEEATTSVKWTTPEASTTGESTTTTQSPTTTESSTTEKETTSSKTTTSGDTTTSGSSSTSESWTTKGATTSVEWTTPGASTTGESTTTTQSPTTTESSTTEKETTSSETTTSGDTTTSGSSSTSASWTTEDATTSVKWTTPEVSTTGESTTTTQSPTTTESSTTENETTSSETTTSGDTTTSGSSSTSESWTTEEATTSVKWTTPEVSTTGESTTTTQSPTTTESSTTEKETTSSETTTSGDTTTSGSSSTSASWTTEEATTSVKWTTPEVSTTGESTTTTQSPTTTESSTTENETTSSETTTSGDTTTSGSSSTSESWTTEKETTSVKWTTPGASTTGESTTTTESTTTTECSTTEEETTSSETTTSGDTTTSGSSSTSESWTTEGATTSVKWTTPEVSTTGESTTTTQSPTTTESSTTEKETTSSETTTSGDTTTSGSSSTSESWTTKGATTSVEWTTPGASTTGESTTTTQSPNTTETSTTEKETTSSETTTSGDTTTSGSSSTSDSWTTEKETTSVKWTTPGASTTGESTTTTQSPTTTESSTTENETTSSETTTSGDTTTSGSSSTSESWTTEKETTSVKWTTPGASTTGESTTTTQSPNTTETSTTEKETTSSETTTNGDTTTSGSSSTSESWTTEEATTSVKWTTPEASTTGESTTTTQSPTTTESSTTEKETTSSETTTSGDTTTSGSSSTSASWTTEEATTSVKWTTPEVSTTGESTTTTQSPTTTESSTTENETTSSETTTSGDTTTSGSSSTSESWTTEKETTSVKWTTPGASTTGESTTTTESTTTTECSTTEEETTSSETTTSGDTTTSGSSSTSESWTTEGATTSVKWTTPEVSTTGESTTTTQSPTTTESSTTEKETTSSETTTSGDTTTSGSSSTSESWTTKGATTSVEWTTPGASTTGESTTTTQSPNTTETSTTEKETTSSETTTSGDTTTSGSSSTSDSWTTEKETTSVKWTTPGASTTGESTTTTQSPTTTESSTTENETTSSETTTSGDTTTSGSSSTSESWTTEKETTSVKWTTPGASTTGESTTTTQSPNTTETSTTEKETTSSETTTNGDTTTSGSSSTSESWTTEKETTSVKWTTPGASTTGESTTTTQSPNTTETSTTEKETTSSETTTNGDTTTSGSSSTSDSWTTEKETTSVKWTTPGASTTGESTTTTQSPTTTESLTTEKETTSLETTTSGDTTTSGSSSTSESWTTEEATTSVKWTTPEASTTGESTTTTQSPTTTESSTTEKETTSSETTTSGDTTTSGSSSTSESWTTKGATTSVEWTTPGASTTGESTTTTQSQTTTESSTTEKETTSSETTTSGDTTTSGSSSTSASWTTEEATTSVKWTTPEVSTTGESTTTTQSPTTTESSTTEKETTSSETTTSGDTTTSGSSSTSESWTTEEATTSVKLTTPEVSTSGKSTTTTESPTTEEKTTSPESTTSSDTTTSESSSTSESWTTEKETTSVEWTTLGASTTGESTTTTQSPTTTESSTTEKETTSSETTISGDTTTSGSSSTSESWTTKGATTSVEWTTPGALTTGESTTTTQSPTTTESSTTENETTSSETTTSGDTTTSGSSSTSESWTTEEATTSVKWTTLGASTTGESTTTTGSSFTTESSTTVGRSSTASTMTTDSRTTMEEMTSTGSTERTTDSSTTICVDVTLSPITTTATVPVTVECSSVGFTRVENSCTEYIQCTSEMLNTNTSTLPYKCPTCLRFNEQLAVCDYVSNVPECSNGASSSEKCTGPGTFRNTQDLQKYYTCENINDEILMTSHTCSGELIFNPDTLSCDDPASVTTIVQADECYTIGFFANSVHCGEFFMCTMETDALVQINSTCPPGLIYNEYGGYCTDATEIPGFSAVSDLDPTR; via the exons ATGCTCTCGCCGAACAGGGTCCTACTCGTGATATCAATACTTGCTTCAAGTACCTCGTCAGGATCC GCGAATACATGTACGGAGGGGCAGTACATGAATGAAGAAACGAAACAATGCACTGATATACCTGGAGGAGGGTACTATGTTTCGGAAGCAACGGAAATTTGCGAAACCAGTAGTTTGTATCCGCATTCACAGAACCCGACACAATATTACTTCTGCTCGTCGAATGTACTAGTTTTGATGGAGTGTGAGGAGGAGAAATACTACAATTGGCTGATAGAAACTTGTACAACTGAAATTGTGATAGAAGTGATTCCCACCATTCGAATTAAGAATGGAATTCGTGACGATATCGAATTGGATTCATGCAATACGACCGGTCGATTTCCTGTTGAGGTGGACTGCAAGGTGTTCTACATGTGTAGCACCAACACAACACATTATTTTCAGCAAATGATGCAATGTCCATCCGGTACTACGTATAATGGACGTAGTCAAATTTGCTCGGTAAACAGACCGTGCGATGATGAGAATAGCGGGTGTGAGACTAATGACGAGAGTTCCACTACCGAGGAAGCGACCACTTTTTCTGAATCGACGACAAGCGGAGACACAACTACATCCGGAAGTTCATCAACATCAGAAAGTTCGACGACTGAGGGAGCAACTACGTCCGTCAAATGGACGACTCCGGAAGTGTCGACGACAG GCAGAAGCACGACCACGACAGAAAGTCCAACGACGACTGAATGTTCAACTACAGAGGAAGAGACTACTTCCTCGGAAACGACAACTAGCGGAGACACAACTACATCCGGAAGTTCATCAACATCTGAAAGTTGGACGACTGAGGGAGCAACAACGTCCGTCAAATGGACGACTCCAGAAGTGTCGACGACACGCGAAAGCACGACTACGACGCAAAGACCAACTACTACTGAAAGTTCAACTACGGAGAAAGAGATTACTTCTTCGGAAACGACAACCAGCGGAGACACAACTACATCCGGAAGTTCATCAACATCAGAAAGTTGGACAACTGAGGGAGCAACTAC ATCCGTCAAATGGACCACTCCAGAAGTGTCGACGACAGGCGAAAGCACGACTACGACGCAAAGTCCAACCACGACTGAAAG TTCAACTACGGAGAAAGAGACTACTTCTTCGGAAACGACAACCAGCGGAGACACAACTACATCCGGAAGTTCATCAACATCAGAAAGTTGGACTACTGAGGGAGCAACTACATCCGTCGAATGGACAACACCGGGAGCGTCGACAACAGGCGAAAGCACGACTACGACGCAAAGTCCAACCACGACTGAAAGTTCAACTACGGAGAACGAGACTACTTCTTTGGAAACGACAACCAGCGGAGACACAACTACATCCGGAAGTTCATCAACCTCCGCAAGTTGGACGACTGAGGAAGCAACAACATCCGTCAAATGGACGACGCCGGAAGCGTCGACGACAGGCGAAAGCACGACTACGACGCAAAGTCCAACCACGACTGAAAGTTCAACTACGGAGAAAGAGACTACTTCTTCGAAAACGACAACCAGCGGAGACACAACTACATCCGGAAGTTCATCAACATCAGAAAGTTGGACTACTAAGGGAGCAACTACATCCGTCGAATGGACAACACCGGGAGCGTCGACAACAGGCGAAAGCACAACTACGACGCAAAGTCCAACCACGACTGAAAGTTCAACTACGGAGAAAGAGACAACTTCTTCGGAAACGACAACCAGCGGAGACACAACTACATCCGGAAGTTCATCAACATCCGCAAGTTGGACGACTGAGGATGCAACTACATCCGTCAAATGGACCACTCCAGAAGTGTCGACGACAGGCGAAAGCACGACTACGACGCAAAGTCCAACCACGACTGAAAGTTCAACGACGGAGAACGAGACTACTTCTTCGGAAACGACAACTAGCGGAGACACAACTACATCCGGAAGTTCATCAACATCCGAAAGTTGGACGACTGAGGAAGCAACAACATCCGTCAAATGGACGACGCCGGAAGTGTCGACGACAGGCGAAAGCACGACTACGACGCAAAGTCCAACCACGACTGAAAGTTCAACTACGGAGAAAGAGACAACTTCTTCGGAAACGACAACCAGCGGAGACACAACTACATCCGGAAGTTCATCAACATCCGCAAGTTGGACGACTGAGGAAGCAACTACATCCGTCAAATGGACCACTCCAGAAGTGTCGACGACAGGCGAAAGCACGACTACGACGCAAAGTCCAACCACGACTGAAAGTTCAACTACGGAGAACGAGACTACTTCTTCGGAAACGACAACTAGCGGAGACACAACTACATCCGGAAGTTCATCAACATCAGAAAGTTGGACCACTGAGAAAGAAACAACATCCGTCAAATGGACGACACCGGGAGCGTCGACGACAGGCGAAAGCACGACTACGACCGAAAGCACAACGACGACTGAATGTTCAACCACGGAGGAAGAGACTACTTCCTCGGAAACGACAACTAGCGGAGACACAACTACATCCGGAAGTTCATCAACATCCGAAAGTTGGACGACTGAGGGAGCAACTACATCCGTCAAATGGACCACTCCAGAAGTGTCGACGACAGGCGAAAGCACGACTACGACGCAAAGTCCAACCACGACTGAAAGTTCAACTACAGAGAAAGAGACTACTTCCTCGGAAACGACAACCAGCGGAGACACAACTACATCCGGAAGTTCATCAACATCAGAAAGTTGGACGACTAAGGGAGCAACTACATCCGTCGAATGGACGACGCCGGGAGCGTCGACGACAGGCGAAAGCACGACTACGACGCAAAGTCCGAATACGACTGAAACTTCAACTACGGAGAAAGAGACTACTTCCTCGGAAACGACAACCAGCGGAGACACAACTACATCTGGAAGTTCATCAACATCCGATAGTTGGACCACTGAGAAAGAAACAACATCCGTCAAATGGACGACGCCGGGAGCGTCGACGACAGGCGAAAGCACGACTACGACGCAAAGTCCAACCACGACTGAAAGTTCAACTACGGAGAACGAGACTACTTCTTCGGAAACGACAACCAGCGGAGACACAACTACATCCGGAAGTTCATCAACATCCGAAAGTTGGACCACTGAGAAAGAAACAACATCCGTCAAATGGACGACGCCGGGAGCGTCGACGACAGGCGAAAGCACGACTACGACGCAAAGTCCGAATACGACTGAAACTTCAACTACGGAGAAAGAGACTACTTCCTCGGAAACGACAACCAACGGAGACACAACTACATCCGGAAGTTCATCAACATCCGAAAGTTGGACGACTGAGGAAGCAACAACATCCGTCAAATGGACGACGCCGGAAGCGTCGACGACAGGCGAAAGCACGACTACGACGCAAAGTCCAACCACGACTGAAAGTTCAACTACGGAGAAAGAGACAACTTCTTCGGAAACGACAACCAGCGGAGACACAACTACATCCGGAAGTTCATCAACATCCGCAAGTTGGACGACTGAGGAAGCAACTACATCCGTCAAATGGACCACTCCAGAAGTGTCGACGACAGGCGAAAGCACGACTACGACGCAAAGTCCAACCACGACTGAAAGTTCAACTACGGAGAACGAGACTACTTCTTCGGAAACGACAACTAGCGGAGACACAACTACATCCGGAAGTTCATCAACATCAGAAAGTTGGACCACTGAGAAAGAAACAACATCCGTCAAATGGACGACACCGGGAGCGTCGACGACAGGCGAAAGCACGACTACGACCGAAAGCACAACGACGACTGAATGTTCAACCACGGAGGAAGAGACTACTTCCTCGGAAACGACAACTAGCGGAGACACAACTACATCCGGAAGTTCATCAACATCCGAAAGTTGGACGACTGAGGGAGCAACTACATCCGTCAAATGGACCACTCCAGAAGTGTCGACGACAGGCGAAAGCACGACTACGACGCAAAGTCCAACCACGACTGAAAGTTCAACTACGGAGAAAGAGACTACTTCCTCGGAAACGACAACCAGCGGAGACACAACTACATCCGGAAGTTCATCAACATCAGAAAGTTGGACGACTAAGGGAGCAACTACATCCGTCGAATGGACGACGCCGGGAGCGTCGACGACAGGCGAAAGCACGACTACGACGCAAAGTCCGAATACGACTGAAACTTCAACTACGGAGAAAGAGACTACTTCCTCGGAAACGACAACCAGCGGAGACACAACTACATCTGGAAGTTCATCAACATCCGATAGTTGGACCACTGAGAAAGAAACAACATCCGTCAAATGGACGACGCCGGGAGCGTCGACGACAGGCGAAAGCACGACTACGACGCAAAGTCCAACCACGACTGAAAGTTCAACTACGGAGAACGAGACTACTTCTTCGGAAACGACAACCAGCGGAGACACAACTACATCCGGAAGTTCATCAACATCCGAAAGTTGGACCACTGAGAAAGAAACAACATCCGTCAAATGGACGACGCCGGGAGCGTCGACGACAGGCGAAAGCACGACTACGACGCAAAGTCCGAATACGACTGAAACTTCAACTACGGAGAAAGAGACTACTTCCTCGGAAACGACAACCAACGGAGACACAACTACATCCGGAAGTTCATCAACATCCGAAAGTTGGACCACTGAGAAAGAAACAACATCCGTCAAATGGACGACGCCGGGAGCGTCGACGACAGGCGAAAGCACGACTACGACGCAAAGTCCGAATACGACTGAAACTTCAACTACGGAGAAAGAGACTACTTCCTCGGAAACGACAACCAACGGAGACACAACTACATCTGGAAGTTCATCAACATCCGATAGTTGGACCACTGAGAAAGAAACAACATCCGTCAAATGGACGACGCCGGGAGCGTCGACGACAGGCGAAAGCACGACTACGACGCAAAGTCCAACCACGACTGAAAGTTTAACTACGGAGAAAGAGACTACTTCTTTGGAAACGACAACCAGCGGAGACACAACTACATCCGGAAGTTCATCAACATCCGAAAGTTGGACGACTGAGGAAGCAACAACATCCGTCAAATGGACGACGCCGGAAGCGTCGACGACAGGCGAAAGCACGACTACGACGCAAAGTCCAACCACGACTGAAAGTTCAACTACGGAGAAAGAGACTACTTCTTCGGAAACGACAACCAGCGGAGACACAACTACATCCGGAAGTTCATCAACATCAGAAAGTTGGACTACTAAGGGAGCAACTACATCCGTCGAATGGACAACACCGGGAGCGTCGACAACAGGCGAAAGCACGACTACGACGCAAAGTCAAACCACGACTGAAAGTTCAACTACGGAGAAAGAGACAACTTCTTCGGAAACGACAACCAGCGGAGACACAACTACATCCGGAAGTTCATCAACATCCGCAAGTTGGACGACTGAGGAAGCAACTACATCCGTCAAATGGACCACTCCAGAAGTGTCGACGACAGGCGAAAGCACGACTACGACGCAAAGTCCAACCACGACTGAAAGTTCAACTACGGAGAAAGAGACTACTTCTTCGGAAACGACAACCAGCGGAGACACAACTACATCCGGAAGTTCATCAACATCAGAAAGTTGGACAACTGAGGAAGCAACTACATCCGTCAAATTGACGACTCCAGAAGTGTCGACGTCAGGCAAAAGCACGACTACGACGGAAAGCCCaactacggaggaaaagaCTACTTCTCCCGAATCGACGACAAGCAGTGACACAACTACATCCGAAAGTTCATCAACATCAGAAAGTTGGACCACTGAGAAAGAAACAACATCCGTCGAATGGACGACGCTAGGAGCGTCGACGACAGGCGAAAGCACGACTACGACGCAAAGTCCAACCACGACTGAAAGTTCAACTACGGAGAAAGAGACTACTTCCTCGGAAACGACAATCAGCGGAGACACAACTACATCCGGAAGTTCATCAACATCAGAAAGTTGGACTACTAAGGGAGCAACTACATCTGTCGAATGGACAACACCGGGAGCGTTGACAACAGGCGAAAGCACGACTACGACGCAAAGTCCAACCACGACTGAAAGTTCAACTACGGAGAACGAGACTACTTCTTCGGAAACGACAACCAGCGGAGACACAACTACATCCGGAAGTTCATCAACATCAGAAAGTTGGACGACTGAGGAAGCAACAAC ATCCGTCAAATGGACGACGCTGGGAGCGTCGACGACAGGCGAAAGCACGACTACGACTGGAAGTTCATTCACGACGGAGAGTTCAACCACTGTGGGACGGTCGAGCACAGCAAGTACGATGACCACCGACAGCCGAACCACTATGGAGGAGATGACTTCCACGGGTTCAACAGAAAGAACCACTGATAGTTCCACTACCATTTGTGTAGATGTTACATTATCCCCAATTACGACAACGGCCACAGTGCCAGTAACAG tTGAGTGTTCTTCCGTGGGATTTACGAGAGTTGAAAACAGCTGCACGGAATACATACAATGCACCAGTGAAATGTTAAACACTAATACTTCAACTTTGCCTTATAAATGCCCCACTTGTCTTCGGTTCAACGAACAACTTGCCGTTTGTGATTACGTATCAAACGTACCAGAATGTTCGAATGGTGCAAGTTCTTCAGAAAAATGCACTGGACCAGGAACATTCAGGAATACTCAAGATCTTCAGAAATATTACACATGTGAAAATATCAATGATGAAATTCTAATGACATCACATACCTGTTCAGGAGAATTAATCTTCAACCCAGATACCCTATCATGCGATGATCCAGCGAGTGTTACAACTATAGTGCAAGCTGACGAGTGTTATACAATTGGTTTCTTTGCTAATTCGGTACACTGTGGAGAGTTTTTCATGTGCACCATGGAAACCGATGCATTGGTTCAAATAAACTCCACCTGTCCACCTGGACTAATCTACAATGAATATGGAGGATATTGTACAGATGCCACCGAAATACCAGGAT TTTCAGCTGTCAGCGATCTGGACCCAACAAGATAA